Within the Calditerricola satsumensis genome, the region ACGGTAGAGCGGCCGGCTGTTAACCGGTAGGTTGCAGGTTCGAATCCTGCCTGCGGAGCCACGCGGAGAGGTGGCCGAGAGGTCGAAGGCGCACGCCTGGAGAGCGTGTAGGCGGGATCACTCGCCTCGTGGGTTCGAATCCCACCCTCTCCGCCATTTTGCTCCTGTAGGTTGGCAAGCGACGCGGGGTGGAGCAGCCAGGTAGCTCGTCGGGCTCATAACCCGAAGGTCGCAGGTTCAAATCCTGCCCCCGCAACCAACGCGGAGCCGTGGTGAAGCTGGAGTTCACGCCGGTCTGTCACACCGGAGGTCGCGGGTTCGAGTCCCGTCGGCTCCGCCATTTCTCCAAAAATGAAATCTTGACAAATCGCTTCTGATCTATTAGAATTACTGATGTCCTTGGATGCCGGTGTAGCTCAATTGGTAGAGCAACTGACTTGTAATCAGGAGGTTGGAGGTTCGAGTCCTCTCGCCGGCACCATGTGCAGCCAATCCGGTTCAGAAAGAACCGGTTAAACAGAGAGAGAAACACGCAGGGGCGTAGTTTAATGGTAGAACGGCGGTCTCCAAAACCGCTAGTGTGGGTTCGATTCCTGCCGCCCCTGCCAGATGTGGCGACTATGGCGAAGTGGTTAACGCACCGGATTGTGGCTCCGGCATTCGTGGGTTCGAGTCCCACTAGTCGCCCCATTTCCTTCCTCTTCTCGCGTTGGGGTGTAGCCAAGTGGTAAGGCAACGGACTTTGACTCCGTGATGCGTAGGTTCGAATCCTACCACCCCAGCCATTCTCTCAATTTCATCGTGCGGAAGTAGCTCAGCGGTAGAGCACCGCCTTGCCAAGGCGGGGGTCGCGGGTTCGAGTCCCGTCTTCCGCTCCATATACGCGCGAGGAGGCATAGCCAAGTGGTAAGGCAAGGGACTGCAAATCCCTGATCCCCAGTTCGAATCTGGGTGCCTCCTCCACTTTTTCTTATGCCGGGGTGGCGGAATTGGCAGACGCACAGGACTTAAAATCCTGGGGTTCGCAGGAACCGTGCCGGTTCAAGTCCGGCCCTCGGCACCATGTGATGCGTGTAACAGCGGAAAACTTGGTCATGTGTGCCCGTAGCTCAGCTGGATAGAGCGTCTGACTACGAATCAGAAGGTCGGGAGTTCGAGTCTCTCCGGGCACACCATCGCATTGTGCCGGTGTGGCGGAATTGGCAGACGCGCGCGACTCAAAATCGCGTTCCCTTGCGGGAGTGGGGGTTCGAGTCCCTTCACCGGCACCATGTTACATAGGCGAAAACCCTTAGGATTCCGCTTCTAGAGAATCCTAAGGGTTTTTTCTCTTCCGTCCGAAAAACGAAGGCATCCCCTATGCCGGGGTGTCCGACACCAAAACGCCTTGCGTCGGTCAGGAGACGCAAGGCGTTGCCGATTAGAGAACCCGGACGTTGTAGGTGCGCATCCAATGGTCCACTTGTGCAAGGTAGGCGAAAAACTGCGGCCGTCCCATCAGCTGGCCGAAAAGGGGCAGGTCCGGTGCGGACGAATCTTGATTGGCCCATTCCCGCACCGCTGCCGTGTTGAGGAACGGCCGCAGCGGCGATTCGGGATCTTCGAGGACGGAGAGGGTCCATTGCTTTACCGCTTCCCAGTACAGCGGGTGGTGCGTTTTCGGATACGGGCTTTTCTTGCGCCACAGCACATCGGCCGGCAAGATGCCCTCTAACGCGTGGCGGAGGAGCCCCTTTTCCCGCTGCCGATAAAATTTCATCGCCCACGGGACGTTCCACAGGTATTCCACGAGGCGATGGTCGCAAAAGGGCACGCGAAGCTCCAGCCCCGCCGCCATGCTCATGCGGTCCTTGCGGTCGAGGAGCGTGGGCATCCACCGCGTGAGGTTGAGGTAGAACAGTTCGCGCACCTTGGCGTCCGCTGGCGGTTCGCCGGGGAGACGCGGCACTTCGTCGAGGGCTTCTTGGTACCGGCGGGCCAGATAGACTTCCGGTTGCACGAGATCGACCAGTTCTTTGGAGAAGAGGCGGATGCGCGCGGCGAGGTTCCGCATCCACGGGAAGGTTCCGGCGTTCCGCGCCTCTTCGCGGTAGAACCAGGGGTACCCGCCGAACACCTCGTCGGCGCATTCGCCGGAGAGCCCCACGGTGGCCTTCTCCTTGATCGCCTTGCTGAACAGCAGCAGCGAGGCGTCGACATCGGCCATCCCGGGCAGGTCGCGGGCGACAACGGCATCCTGCAGGGCGGAGACGAGTTCGGACGTATCGAGGAGCACCGCATGGTGGACCGTGCCGAGCGCGTTCGCCACGCGCGCCACCCAGGGCGCATCGGGGTTGGGCTGGAACGCGGTGGGCCGAAAGTATCGGTCGTTGTCCACATAGTCGATGGACCAGGTGTGCAGGGGGCCGCGGCCGTCCCGCGTGAGGGCCCGGGCGGCAAAGGCGGTGATCGCGCTGGAGTCGAGGCCGCCGGACAGCAGGGTGCAGAGGGGGACGTCCGAGACCAGCTGCCGCTCGACCGCATCCTGCACGAGGTCCCGCACGCGCGCGACGGTGGTGGGAAAGTCATCCGGATGCGGCGCGCTCTCCAATTGCCAATACGGGCGCTCGACGATGCGATGGCGCGAGACGATCATCTGCCAGCCGGGTTTCAATTCCCGCACCTGGCGAAACACGCCATGGCCGGGCGTGCGGGACGGTCCCATGACGAAGATTTCGGCCAGCCCTTCGGCGTCGATAACCGGTTCGACGGCGGGGTGGGCGAGCAGGCCTTTCAATTCGGAGGCAAACACGAACGACGAACCGCGCTGGGCGAAGAAGAGGGGTTTGACGCCCAGCCGATCGCGCGCCAGAAACAGCTCCTCCCTGGCGACGTCCCAGATGGCGAAGGCGAAGATGCCGTTCAGCCGCTCGACGCACGCCGGCCCCCACTCCAGGTACGAGACGAGCAAGGCTTCCGTGTCCGAGCGGGTGAACAGCCGGTGGCCGCGAGCGGTGAGCGCTTGCTGCAGCTCAGCGGTGTTGTACAGCTCGCCGTTGTAGACAAGGACGTAGGTCTGGTCCCCTTTTTTGCGGACCATCGGCTGGGTGCCGCCTTCCGGGTCGACGACAATCAAACGGCGGTGGACCAGCCCCGCCCGCGCCGATACCCACGCGCCTTCCGCGTCGGGACCGCGGTGCGTCAGCGCGTCGGCCATTGCTTGCAGCACGTGCCGCTCGTGGCGCAGGTCGCGTTCCCAATCAATCCATCCGGCAATCCCGCACATTGGCCAAAACCCCTTCCGTGCATCAGAATGTCCTTTCACCGGGCAAGGGCCCAATCCTGGGATACACTATGCGACGGAAGGGAGCGGGGTTCGTCGCCCGCACGACAAACGCCCTCGCCACCCAAGGCGAGGGCGCCTGTTCTGCGCGACGCGTCGGTTACAAATCCATGAAAATGAGGGCGGCCGAAACGGCACCCACCAGCAGGCCGAGCACAGCCAGCGAGTATTGGGGTTTCATGTTGTGCGTGGGGCGCGGCAGCACGCCGACGACGATCAGGATGAAGGCCGCCAGGGCGAGCAAGCAGCCCAA harbors:
- the asnB gene encoding asparagine synthase (glutamine-hydrolyzing) — encoded protein: MCGIAGWIDWERDLRHERHVLQAMADALTHRGPDAEGAWVSARAGLVHRRLIVVDPEGGTQPMVRKKGDQTYVLVYNGELYNTAELQQALTARGHRLFTRSDTEALLVSYLEWGPACVERLNGIFAFAIWDVAREELFLARDRLGVKPLFFAQRGSSFVFASELKGLLAHPAVEPVIDAEGLAEIFVMGPSRTPGHGVFRQVRELKPGWQMIVSRHRIVERPYWQLESAPHPDDFPTTVARVRDLVQDAVERQLVSDVPLCTLLSGGLDSSAITAFAARALTRDGRGPLHTWSIDYVDNDRYFRPTAFQPNPDAPWVARVANALGTVHHAVLLDTSELVSALQDAVVARDLPGMADVDASLLLFSKAIKEKATVGLSGECADEVFGGYPWFYREEARNAGTFPWMRNLAARIRLFSKELVDLVQPEVYLARRYQEALDEVPRLPGEPPADAKVRELFYLNLTRWMPTLLDRKDRMSMAAGLELRVPFCDHRLVEYLWNVPWAMKFYRQREKGLLRHALEGILPADVLWRKKSPYPKTHHPLYWEAVKQWTLSVLEDPESPLRPFLNTAAVREWANQDSSAPDLPLFGQLMGRPQFFAYLAQVDHWMRTYNVRVL